CCCTGGACCTTGCTGCCCAGTTCTAGGTGTTGCAGATGCtggttttgttgttgtttgatttGATATGGACTTTTAGGGAGATGGTGGGATTAGGCGTTTGGGTCTTTTAGTGTTTGATTGGTCGGAACGCAACTTGCTTGTGCAGCCGAGAATCTAAAGGGTTTCAAAACCATCTTCTGGAAGTACCATCTTTGACCCAAAACCATGTATGGAAAAGAAACTCCAGCGTACCTTGAAAACTACGGATGTTTGACTAAAACCATGTAGGAATCCGCAATATTCTAATAATCTTACTCtattgttctaaaaacttaaactatcgAAAAAAAACGTGTGATTTAAGGCTctattcattttataaaaaagaaatttcaaaaaaatgtttttcagattttccaACATTTATTTCGAaaccatttcctttttttaatttttaattttttaaattagggttattattattattattattattattattattattattattattattattattattcccTTTCTCCTTTCTTGGCTAGTCACTAGTTCCTTGGCCAAACATCAGCCACGGTGGCAATCGACAATCGACCGCAGGGCAAGGTCAAGTCTTGCCACAGGCGATGAGGCTTGAGATTACCAAATTTCGACAAGGCTAAGCTTGCCCGAACAGCATCGAGCAAGccgaatctggcgaggctcaagTTTGCTGCCTCAGGTGAGCTTGGCCTCCGGCCCCAGGCGACCTCAAGCATAtggctgaagaaaaagaaaaggaaaagaagaattaaaaattgattaaaaaatacaatgataaaaaaataattgaaatggGTACATGAGGAAATGATTTTCCTTAACAAatagttgaaaacattttctagtttattttcaagtttcaaccaaatactataaaatattatcatttttctaaaaatggcttaaaggaaaatatttttcaaaaatattatattggctgtgaaatgaatggagccttaatatttaaatatattaagaaTATCGtcttgaaataaaagaagaacaaacCAAGAAAGTACAAAAACGTGGGATGGGTCACATTTAGTAGGCGAATTACAAAAATAGTTTCAAACTCATACCGATACcatttttaatatattcatTCTGGTCAATTTTCACTAAAGATTATTGACATTATGGAGTGCCAAGTAGAATTGTCGGAGATGACTAGACTGTTATTTGGCGAATATTGACCAAAAGGACcacatttgaattttgataaatttttataaccAAATTAATTAGGCTAGAAAGTTATAGCTAAATTAACATTTGTACAACGCGTTTCGGATTGATCGGATAATTTGTTCTAACCTTAACTCTGATGGGGGCATCCTAGTGTAACCCGGGGCTGGACCCGGCACCCTCGAAGATTAAAATGTGGAGATTGGTTTTGTCGTGCGTTTTGGGCCAAGGGAATCGTTTAATCAAGAGTTTGGTctgggagaaaagagaggactTTGGAAACTTGATAGCGAAGCTCGAAACGGTTGTCTCACCTGACGTTGAATCATCAGGCAAGTGGCAGTTCCGGAAAGGACAGACGGCAGACACTGAATCTCAGTTAGTCAGAGATTCTGGAGTGATTggagagaggggggagggagagagatgttGACACAAGTTATCATTATGTCCCGTAGCGACCCGTGCGGCATACTATGAATTTGGACACGTACGAGAGATCCTTAAACAGTGTCTAAAATCAGCAACAATCGCTCTCTCGATAAAACTGTccaaaatcctaaaattattaCATTTCTCCCTATTCAATTCAAAACATTACAACTTtgttaattaaattctaaatttttttatattttatcaattgagtttattcagtcaattttaataagaaattattgatGTCAATATCAACCGTTTTATCAAATaagacaaaataattattaatattttttttaaatttctgatttcatttattttcttttttttttcttccaaatctaACGAAAGTCACTAGTCAACTTTCGTCGGTTGCAAGCGAGGGGGCGTCAACCCTTGCTAGTCAAAAGTGAGGACCTTGCCAACCATGATGCAGGTTGATAATGACGTCCGTAATTCTGCCAAACCCAACGAAAGTCAGTCGTTGGCCATTTGATGCAGGCCGCGAGGACCTTGCCAACCGTGAAGTGACGGTTGCAAAGTCCTCACTATTGACCCTCATCAgacttcttaaaaaaaaaaaaaaaaagaagcaaaagaaagaataaaatataaaaaaccaattttatttttaaattataaaaaattatctacatcagcACTAATCGTCATACGTGACACTATCGGCTTTCACGTCAATAATTTTCTGATTAAAGTTGACCGATGtactcaattagcaaaacatgaaaatatttatactttaattgacaaaattgaaaaatttaggattgaattggtaaaagtgcaataattttataactttttgatcaattttcccATTGTTCTTTTGTAGTCGACGCCTTGGTTATTCCGTCACAGTTGCCCAAAATCATATCTTGGGCAATTCCCTCAAGAAATTTCAAGAAGACAACTTAAGAGGTAAGCAATATTCCGCACCGGAAGACTTTGTGAAGTATCATTTGCATTTGATCCTTTTTCTGAAGTACATCTCCTTCTTAGCACCGCATGCAACAGGGTTAGCTTGTTGGGCATCTCCTTCATATCACTGCTATTCCAGACCTAATATGGCTTCAACAGATCATTTGGATGAGATGGCAAGCCAATGGCTTTTCCCGAAGGCTGATGAGGAGGCGTCCTTCGACCGGTTCCAGATATATCGAGCCTTGCCCTCATCGTCGGGCATCCAGAATACTCTGCATTTCACACGAGGATTGGGGAAGAAagcatcatcaagaaaaaaaaagggtcaggTTCTTGATTAGATGTTATCTGCAGCGGCGTTTGCTTGTGCGAAGTGGGAAACGACGAATGATCATTGGATTCACTGAAAGGAGACATGCAGCAAGGGTTTAATTAGCACAAAGAACACCTAATTCTTGATGGATCTGTCATGGTTGGTCGATTACGATTGATCAAACACGTGCGGTCTTAAGATTTGTGATCCCAAGTCATCCTTTCACACACACGCACTAAGTCAGccttttcacacacacacacacacacgtatgAACACAAGGTCGGCTGCACAAAAGAACAAGTGTTTTCACTTATGAACGAGCTGAATACAATAAGGGGAGGAACTCATATTTATACAAGTTTGGGTTATATCTTGGCTGTTGATCGTCCCTCCGATCTAACGGTTGTGTTTGAACGATGGCCATCATTACAAGTCTACACTGCAGACCACTCAATGACTCTTAGCCTTTGAGAAAGCCCATAAGCATGTGTCAGAAGCATTCTCATGGGCATGTGTCAGAAGCAAGATTAGAGCAATAGGGCCACCTAATATAGGAGTAGGTGAAGGGCTGGCCAAAGATTGCTCACGGGTCGCTCACGGGTCGTGCATGGGCCTTTGTCTGGATTGCACATGGGCTGGTTGTGTATGGATCGTGCATTGTTCATGGACTGTTCTTGATCAAGCCCCTGTGCATGACACGGCCTTATCATGGACGGTCTTGGACATGCTTCGTCCATGGGCCGTGTCGCAAGGCTTGTCGGCAGTCATTTGCCATACCAAAAAGggagcataatcatcatcaatgGGTGGCAGGGCCAGGGACCTGTAACCGTGAGGACACCACAGACGATCTGGCTTTCGTGATGCGCCCTTTGAGCATTGGCTGCCCAGAGGTTGAATTCGACAACGGCTGTCCAGAGGTCGATATCAGCATTGGATGTTACGTTAGCCAAAAGACCCATCGATTTCATTAGCCTCTTCACTTTGACATCAAAAGGACACTCAACTTTCCAGCAATTCACAACACCGGGGAAACAGGGGTCAGCGCATCCGATTGAAGATATACAAGCCCCATAACTCAGCGTCCTCAAAAGAGTTTCGTTCTGCTATCATCCAACTAAGTATCTCGCTGTCGAGTAAGCATCATTCACACCAATGTGGACGTAGCATTTCCTCTCAAATTTCCTCTCAAACCTCAAAATTACTACAACAATGCTCCCTATCTCTACATCAAATCGCATAGGCCAAGTGAAAGAATGAGAGGAAATGTCTCAGAAATGCTCTGACATGGATCACTATGAGGAAAATGCGCAATCCTTGCTTGTGTGAGTGTGCCAACTCGAAAATGGGGCACAAACTATTCCCATTATGGTAAGGTACAAACAGCGAGCATCATTTGCTTGAGAGCTTGAACAGTCGCATGCTCGATCTATCGTATGATTGCATGTAAGGAAGCAAACTGGCAGGTTGAAGAGTTCCGGTCAGGTCTGTGATGGCAAGGTTTGCCTCGTTGACTAAAGCAAGAAAGTGATCGAAAGTATTGGCATTGCGAATGACGGATGAAATGTAAGCCATTGGATGCTCAATGGGACCAGCATTTCCTGCACTGTCGCAAGCTGCCACAACGTCACGGGACCCACATCCATCGCTATGACCATGTGAACTGCCAATTGCACCATCGCAGCCTACTCTTGGGAGTTGTGAAGATGACTTCGTTTTATCCAAAAGAATGGAGAGCACACGCACAAGGTGCGGCAGGCACAACGGGTCGTATATTACGTCAGCACCTAAGCTGCAGAAAAAGAGATATTACGCCTTCACCGACtgatgaaaagagaaaataactgAATATCCCACATTAATGCTCGACAGAAGAAGTGTGTTAGTGGAGAAACTACTCACATTATATCCGGTTTCAATCCCTGAAGTATGCTCTCAGATGCACATTCCCAAGGCAGGTGTAAACATTTTACCTGGGGCAAGGACATGATATCAATTTCAGTTCTTATTCCTCCAATTTGCGCACGGTCAAACTGCATCAGGATCCACACGATCGCAAAAGATGAATATTTGGATGGACCTCATTCAAAGTCATGCTTTCtcgagaaaatcaaatttttcaataaaaaaggaCAAACCCCACTGCTATCAAGGTAATTAAAGGACTAACAGGGAAGTCACGCAGCAGGACTACTCTTTTATGCTAAAGGCATTACCAATGAAAGAAATATCTGTCATGAGATCTAAGAAGGAAAACTCTGGGGGGGTGTGTGTGAAATATAAaactaaaaacttgaaaaaatgaaTGCTTAGGGTGGAATGTGCAAGGACAATGACATGATCACTCACCAAATCTAAACATTCCGAAGTTACTGGTTCATCATCTTCCGTGCTcatttgattcatcttcaaattaagcTTCATGTTGCTTAAGGTTGATAGGTCGCCATCACTTAACATTACCTGCATGAATACGGTCAATTTCTCAACTGCTATTTATGTATCATCATGAAACCATGTCCAGAGTGTTCAGCCAAGCTTGTATATGTGCTAAAGGACAGATCACTCATTCCACAACCAAATCAGCTTTTGATATCCAGCTCACAGGAAAAAGAACAATTCCAAGAATCAAGTACAGCAAAAGAGTTGCTTGCCAAAACCATAGCAAGCGCAACCCTAGCATATCTACATATACTGATTGATGAATTAAGAACAATGCATAAACATATGAAGGttcaagcaaaagcaaaagaaccTAAGCAGAAAGGAGCTTGAAGCTCAAGGACAGTACCTTAGAAGCTTTCACGTGGGAGAGACAGATACCAACTAAGCCAACCCCCGAGCCAACCTATGTCCAATATTCTAGTCAGTACCTGAAATCAGTTCTAGTGCATGATATACAAAGTTAAAACAGATTGAACTAATCAGATAAGGGGGAGGGAATAGAAGGCCAAGTGATTATCTCTGTGGTGTTCCATAGACTAATAGATCTGATGAATCAGATTGCTACTACAGAAAATAAAATACTGGGGTTGGCAAAACTTTTATAACAGAATGTCTATAAGAGAACCAAATCTAACGTggataaaacaagaaaattgaaTCCATAACATCAatgtttatttgaaaattctgaCGCACTTCTGACAGCTTACTTCAAAACATGTTTTGCTGGAGAACATATCCGGAAAGGAAAGTATGAACTCTGACATAAAGAGACTGGCTGGCCAGATCGAGCACCTGATGAGAGAAAGGACTGAAAGCTAATTTCAGTCGGCACATTAATCCACACAATGCATGAGACAATAAACCATCTGTGTAAATTGTGCTCTTTTGCCCATAAAAAAAAGAGTATATGTCCATGTCCACTCTAATTGAACAAAACCAAGCAAGCATATGACCCAGGACAAGCATTAAAAAATATACATGACTCAATCCCATACATACCCTGTATCTCCTTCAAGCATGTTGAGCGAACAATGCAGAGGAACCACCATTTTCCTTACCATTGCATCCTCACAACTTGCATCTAGGAAATAATTAACAAAAGATTCAGATGATGCATACAAAAAACACTcaagtgaaaaataataaacctgaaaaaaaaaaaagttaccatctgggaaaagaaaagaaatatatttcaaaGCCCTCACATTCCCTTTGACTGTATTGTCATCCTAATGAAAAAAGACTTCGTCATAGGTAGCTTGAGGATTAATAAGTAAACAAGGAGAAATGGGACACATTATTCtgtaagaaaaattaacgaCAATAAGCTTTACCTTTAAAGAAATCATGAACTCGCTGTACAGTTCATACAATTCATCTAGCACGTCATCACGATTAGACTCAATTTCCAATATGAGCTTCTTCAAGAAGTTTTTCAAGTACGGAGCATGACATTTGCCAATCTGCATCAACACATCACCTGTTCAGAGAACTACGCAGTAACATTCCTTCACTAAAATAATACAGCAAAAACAGATAGCAATGAAACCGGTACTCAACAACTAATGCATGAGCTAGTATTACTAAGCTAGAGCAACAATTCCAAAAGAAGCAACGTGAACCATAACTTCCACAGAAGcatataatcattttggctaGTCTACATGGTGTCAACGAGTAAAAGAAAACATTCACTTCAGCAGAAATGACACAGAGGAAACACAAaagattgttcttttttttgtcacttATATCCTAAACCAACGTCAACATGTGACGTGAACTCAAAAGACACTTCAGTTGAGACATCCTCTTTGTTTCCTGTTTTGGGTTCTTGAGTTTGGGAAGATCCCTCAATCAAAACTTACAGCTTTACTGATGCAGTGATCCCAAATGAACCTCTGAACATCCACCGTCACGGACCCACCACCGAGCGATCTGGGTTTCGCATAAAAGAGACAACCGCGTCAAATTCAATGCACACGGAATCTTGAGATACTAAAGACCACAAAACTGGTGAGTTCAGTGAACCGCGCGCAAAGAGGGAAAAGCAGGGGAAGATTTTACCTCGCGTATGACATCACGCAGTCGGTGGGTTCCATGGCGAGAAACGCAGAGACCAGATGGAGGCTCGCGGTTTGCTTTTGCTTCTCCATTTTGTTCAAGAACTATTTCTTCTCGCCTCGTTCTCTGCAACGCCCTCAACAGGACAGGAacgatgaggaggaggaggagcaggaggaggagggaaggagCCGGCGAGAAGCGGAGATGGGTTTGGATCGGTTTTTCGGGTTCGGGTAGgcttgaaaatgaagaaatctcAAATCTGATTATTTAGCTATTAAGAAAATTCCGTAATTAATCCGCAAcacataaaaattgataaaaactgGCCTAAtagccctaaaaaaaaaaatcccaattttAGATCTAGTCTCAATTTTACCCTAAACTGTTTTGCTGTTCCATAAAAATCTCCAATTTTAAATTGTTCCAATTCTACCTCAAACTTTCTTTTgtcttaaaaagaagaagaagaagaagaaaacccatgatctatcataatttttttatttaaaaaaaaccatcaactttaatttttattttaaatttgccCCAATTATCCCTCCATTCAAATTTATCCTAACAATCGACAGATGAAAAAACTCCCAAGCATGAGTTGTTCGAGCGTTTTGAGTTGGAAGACTTCTAAGCACAAGAGATTGAATATTGAGTACAAAATCGAAATTCTTAAGTGATATAGAATGAAAACTCTCTTGGCAATTGAAAGAGGTCAACCTTAAAGTTGCGTTTGGCGGTTCGGATAAATTCATAATAGAATCtcttataattttaatttattctatctTAAGTAGGCACTAAATACAAGATAggtaaatttgaatataaaaagaTATATACCGAATAAAATTATTCTATCGTAAAGATGGgataaaaatagataaaatttctaacatctataatagaaaagttatcttttttgaatgataatcaatttttttttttttggtagaagtaGTATATTGGGGAAGGACCAAACTATACAAAAGCGATCACGGAATAGGATCATCATGAGTGGAAGGACGCCAAGATGGAAAAGAGCCAAGTGGCTAGAAGGCTATGTGACTAGAAAAACTAATCAACACTAGCATGGCATGAACAACCATCTACCAGATACAACCAACAACACAACGACCAAAGCAGGAGTGATGACAAAAATtatcgaaattaaaattatatttcaatataaatactaGTTGAAtgctaatataaaaaatttaaaataacaaaaaataacaatttagttatctttttaatttagacttatttttattcatatattcaaatttaattctattttataatataaatttaatatataaattatttgtattattacatattttaggtattttaaatatattagtatagtttactatataataatttttatcagagaatgatggaaggataagaaaaaaatgaaaaaaaaaattaaaaagagaggaaaataaaataaaaacaaataaatataaagtatGTGAGAGTGTCATGAGAGATTTTTACTATCACCGTTTGTTTAATTTTGAgttcaattatattaatatgccATTTAATACCAATTTATACATATAATATGATATAAATATTCGAcattattattataatcaccaaacaatgaataaaatatAGTAAAATCTATGGATTTCATATCTATTCTATCAAGTCCTATAATGATTAGAAATCTGAACGACCAAATATAGCCTAATTACTCTAATTTCTACCCAAGTTTTAGATTCATTAAGACGTTGATTTGGCTAATGTGGAAATTCATCTCTCTAAAAGatatctttttgaatttgaaatttgaaaaatattaaagcAATGACATTGAAATGCCATATTACTAAGGGCGATTAGAGGGAGTGTTAACGAATGTAGACATGAGAGTTGAGTAAAAATTGATAGGGGTATGCAATGGAAACCGCCCAAACCGGGACCAGACTgaaccggccggttttgggcaGTTCCCATGGTCGGCTGTCTGGTTCcgggttcctaatcttggaaccgatGGCCGGTgggtccagttcccggttccaagatgggaaccggaccgaccggaccggaccaatttttttcatatataatttatatacatataatatataaacacatataatatatgaatattatatatgaaacttattttgcaattgaggtaacaatcttctatgtggccaagagaccaccaaagtttcgttgttactctttatttatagagaaaacttaCTTGTTAGTTTCATTTTCTACTCGATGTGAGACAAGGCTCTAGGAGTTCCTTgtgctcacactctctctcttgctcccctcacttgcaaacaacaaggcacttcaagcctcaaagAGTCTGATAttgactaaacattcaaagtatagaagagagattgttttaagcacaacctttaatcaaattgttcatggcttttatgcttaaaattaagcgtgaaacacataaactgtgattgatattcacgcaagtgaagtgtgaatattttgcacgtggcgcatggaaacatgtgtgagtagttttattagaacGCCCGaaaccgaattggattgatcggtccggagcatggtttttctttagtgaaaaagaaaaatgccaatttgttggaccggaccggaccggaaccgatggtcgggtccggttcccgatcctaggaccaaacggtccggtccaTGGTTCCCAAATTGGGAACCAGGttctcccggtccggttcccggttccaccttggaatcgGACCGAATCGGGAACCGATCACTCCTAAAAATTGATAGCATTTTATGAGACTAAAAAAGTTTTATGCTAGAATAAAAAAGTAGACACTCTATTCGAGAGTGTATCagatttgaaaaatggaaaatggttAAACGAACTTTTATACCATTTaaccatttaattttttttcattatcatgTCTGTCCACCTGTGTCGGcacattttaaaattgatgaCAAGGATGTTTttgaaagaagagaggaaagtgAATTTCAAAAATCAGAAAACTGATATGAGTATAGATCATATTATACGATGTCCCACCTCCTTACCTTTGATAGTTTTCCcctattcattttcttcttgtccCGGAACATTCcaagtaattttaaatatttttcttgatttttccttattctattttctatcttaaattatttttgctGCCCTTGCAAGGAAACTTCAACATCTTGCTTGCAGAATGGCGTCCACCTTGCTTACTCAAATTCTCAAATGCTTTCgcacaatttcatttttgccTTTTGCCCTTGATTGCTAGGATTGCTAACAGGCTAACAGcaattcttttccatttctttcttaCAGAAAAGGTCCCAAGCTTCGAAATTTCAAAATGTTAGAGAATTAACTCTGGTAGTTTTGGTGGATACTTAGGAAGTTGGACATCATTAAATATGGATAGGTGCGTCACTTATAACGGTAGTTGAGTGTAGTTGGTATACA
This genomic stretch from Eucalyptus grandis isolate ANBG69807.140 chromosome 3, ASM1654582v1, whole genome shotgun sequence harbors:
- the LOC104415533 gene encoding protein-lysine N-methyltransferase EEF2KMT-like isoform X1; this translates as MEKQKQTASLHLVSAFLAMEPTDCVMSYARSLGGGSVTVDVQRFIWDHCISKAIGKCHAPYLKNFLKKLILEIESNRDDVLDELYELYSEFMISLKDDNTVKGNVRALKYISFLFPDDASCEDAMVRKMVVPLHCSLNMLEGDTGCSIWPASLFMSEFILSFPDMFSSKTCFEVGSGVGLVGICLSHVKASKVMLSDGDLSTLSNMKLNLKMNQMSTEDDEPVTSECLDLFDRAQIGGIRTEIDIMSLPQVKCLHLPWECASESILQGLKPDIILGADVIYDPLCLPHLVRVLSILLDKTKSSSQLPRVGCDGAIGSSHGHSDGCGSRDVVAACDSAGNAGPIEHPMAYISSVIRNANTFDHFLALVNEANLAITDLTGTLQPASLLPYMQSYDRSSMRLFKLSSK
- the LOC104415533 gene encoding protein-lysine N-methyltransferase EEF2KMT-like isoform X3 → MEKQKQTASLHLVSAFLAMEPTDCVMSYARSLGGGSVTVDVQRFIWDHCISKAIGKCHAPYLKNFLKKLILEIESNRDDVLDELYELYSEFMISLKDDNTVKGNVRALKYISFLFPDDASCEDAMVRKMVVPLHCSLNMLEGDTGCSIWPASLFMSEFILSFPDMFSSKTCFEVGSGVGLVGICLSHVKASKVKCLHLPWECASESILQGLKPDIILGADVIYDPLCLPHLVRVLSILLDKTKSSSQLPRVGCDGAIGSSHGHSDGCGSRDVVAACDSAGNAGPIEHPMAYISSVIRNANTFDHFLALVNEANLAITDLTGTLQPASLLPYMQSYDRSSMRLFKLSSK
- the LOC104415533 gene encoding putative uncharacterized protein DDB_G0277003 isoform X2; this translates as MEKQKQTASLHLVSAFLAMEPTDCVMSYARSLGGGSVTVDVQRFIWDHCISKAIGKCHAPYLKNFLKKLILEIESNRDDVLDELYELYSEFMISLKDDNTVKGNVRALKYISFLFPDDASCEDAMVRKMVVPLHCSLNMLEGDTGCSIWPASLFMSEFILSFPDMFSSKTCFEVGSGVGLVGICLSHVKASKVMLSDGDLSTLSNMKLNLKMNQMSTEDDEPVTSECLDLVKCLHLPWECASESILQGLKPDIILGADVIYDPLCLPHLVRVLSILLDKTKSSSQLPRVGCDGAIGSSHGHSDGCGSRDVVAACDSAGNAGPIEHPMAYISSVIRNANTFDHFLALVNEANLAITDLTGTLQPASLLPYMQSYDRSSMRLFKLSSK